A window of Halovivax gelatinilyticus genomic DNA:
GTGAACGCCGTGGTTACGCTCGTCGCGATGGCGGCTCCGGAGAGTCCGGCGGCCGCGCCGACGGCGATGACGATGGCGGTGACGGCGACGCCGACGTACACCCCGGCGACGGCTACGGCGCCGACGTCCGGTGGCTCGACCGACGTCACGCTCTCGATCGAACTGGCCGGTGCGTATCCCATCGAACGAGTCTTCAGCGTACTGGCAGATATAGGTTTCTTTCAGCTTGATCGCGCTCGGTCCTTCCGGTACGATCACTGATCGCGTTCGAGCGAGAGCCGTTCGGTCTCGACGCCGGCCGCCTCCGCTCGCTCGTCGGCCTCGAGCAACTGATCGAGCGTGCGTTCGAACTCGATTTCGGTGATGTCCCCGCTCGCGTAGCGCTCCTGGAGCGTCGTCACCGGATCGATCCCGCCGCCCCTGTCGTCGGTGCTGCTGGCTTGCTCGCGTTCCCACTCGCGGCGATCGGAGTCCGCCGACGAGTCGTCCGCACCGACGCGCTCGGTGAGATACCAGACGAGAAAGACGCTCACGATGAGCAGTGCCGTGATGGTGACGGCGTAGATCGGGCCCGCAAAGAGCAAGGCGGCGATGATGACGACGTCGGCGAGGACGAACTTCACGACGTAGAGTTCGATCAGGCTGAAGCCGCCGTCGTCGTCCGAACTACCCATGGGTCAGCTTCGTCCAGCGTTGGATTAAATCTACGGTATCGACCGACCGGAACGGAGGCTTCTGGTCGGTCGTCGGAGGCTACTGATTGGTCGTCGGAGGCGACCGATCAGTCCGCGAGATGATTGGTAACGGAACAAACGACGCGGGGAGCCAGCGGATCGGCACGCTCTGTTCGATCGGACTACTCGAACCGGTCTACGGCCCGTTCGTATCGACGCGCCGGCTCGTCCCAGTCGACGACGGCGAAGAAGGCCTCGACGAAGTCACCGCGGGCCGGGCCGTAGTCGTGGTAGTAGGAGTGCTCCCAGACGTCGAGCGCGAGGATCGGGTGAGCGCCCCAGAGGGCGCCCTGGTCGTGTTTGTCGACGACGACGTTTCGAAGCTGGTTCGAGAAACTGTCGTATACCAGCAGCGCCCAGCCGCCGGCGGCGCCGGCCGCGGCTTCGAACTCGGCTTTCCAGGCGTCGTAGGAGCCGAAGTCGGTCTCGATCCGGTCGGCGAGGGCGCCGGTCGGTCCATCGCCGCCTTCGGGCGACATGTTCTGCCAGAACAGCTCGTGAAGGACGTGCCCCGACCCGTTGTGGGTAACGCTGCGAAGTGCGCCGGCCGAGCCGTCGACGTCGCCCGACTCGCGATTCGCGGCGAGGGTCTCTTCGGCCGCGTTCCAGCCGTCGACGTAGCCCTGGTGGTGGGTGTCGTGGTGCCAGGTGAGTACCTGTTCGGAGAGGTGCGGTTCCAGTGCGTCGTACTCGTACGGAAGCGGTGGTAGCTCGTAGTCGGTCATGTCTCAGGCCGATCTGAGGGGAGATGCGGGGAAAAACGTTCGCTGAAACTGATATTTGTTGGGCCGTGGACACGACCGAGAACGGTGCAATCGCTCTTTCACCGTGGGAAGCCGAGTTATACCTGGCAGCCGTACTGTCGGCCATGACTGGCTACGAACGACGGGCGTTGCTTCGCTACGGCGGACTCGGTCTAGGTGTCGGTGTCGCCGGCTGCCTCGGTGAGTTACCCGGCACCGGCGGTGACGAGGATCTCTCGGTAGACGTCTTCCAGCTCGGCCCGACGGGGCGACGTCCGCCCTGGGACGACGAGGAGCGCCGAGGCAGCGTCACGTCGATCGAGTCCGCTGAGGACCTCCCGTGGACGCTTCACTTCGACGACGAACCCGGGGTAGCGGACGATCCCGATAGTGACGACGATTCAGATAGTGAGCACGATGGCGCTTCCCCGGCCGAGACGGTAGCTCTCGAGCCTGAGGACGTAGCGGACTGGTTCGACGAGACGGACTTCGACGAGTCGGTCGTTTTCGCCGTCCAGACGGTTGGTCCGAACACGTGTTATGGGGAGGTAGCTATCGACGACGTCGAAATCGCAACCGAACGCGTCGAGAGCGTCGACGAGGATCGCGAGGTCCTCGCGGCTACGGCGACGGCCATCGACGTGAGCGAACCTGAGACGGCCTGTGGTCAGGCCGTCACCTACCCGTCGGCGCTCGTCCGCGTCACGCCAACGGATCCGGACATCGAGCTCCCCGTGGTCGCCCAGTTCACCATCGTCGACGGCTGGGGCGATTCGAGCGTCGAAGATTCGATCCGCGGAGTCCTCGGGGCCGACGACGTTCCCGGCTTCGCCGAGCCGCCGGGTGATCCGACGGTCGTTCCACCCGCCCTCGAGTGTCCGAACGACGACTTCGAGCGACTTCCCTCTCACCGGGACGAGGAGGTCGTCTACGGTGAGACGGTCGACGACGATGGTCGTCCGCTGTACGCGATGCGAGCCGCAAATCCGCAGGTCGAGACGACGTCTGCGGACCCGACCGAGGAGGAGATCGAACGCGCACTCACGTTCGAGTACGGCGACGAGATCGAGATCGTCCTTCGCAACGTCTCGAACGGCCGCCCGTCGGTCGGTAACAAGCACAAGTACAACTTCGAGCTATTGACCGAAGACGGCTGGCAGGACGTTCGCGGGACCGACCCAGAAACTCCGTTCGGCTACACGGACGAAGCGTACCTGCACCCGCCCGGCGAGGGATTCGACTGGTCGTTCACGCTCACCGAAGGTGGTCTGCTCGAAGACGGCGGGTTCGATGACTACCTCCGCGTCTGTCCGGATCTCCAGCCCGGTCGTTATCGCTTCCGATTCTGGTCGGTCGCCGGTGCGGAGTCGCTCGCCGTCGCGTTCGACCTGGTCGATACGGACGGATAATCCGGTTCGGCGGTGAAAACGTTCGGCGGCGAAAATCAGCGACTCAGTTCACTTGAACCGACCGTGACCGCGTCCGGGATGGTCGTCGTCGTGGCCTGGCGGCGTCGTACCCGGTCCACGGCCTGGGAGTCCGGGACCCTTGTTGCCGCGGACGACCTCGAACGGCCGCATCATGGCGTAATCTTCGTGTTCTAAGACGTGACAATGGAACGGATACATCCCGTCGCGCTCGAATTTGACGGCGATGCGAACGGTCTCGCCCGGGTCGACCAGGACGGTGTCCTTCCCCCCTCGCTCGTTGGGTCGGGGATCGTCCCAGCCGTGGTGATCGTCCCACGCCTCCATGTACTCGTGGTGATCCGCTCCGGGTGCGTAGACGACCTCGCCGTCCATCCCCATTTCGTGGATTCGTCCGTCGAGGCCCAGTTCTCTCGACGCTTTGATCGCCTGCCCTCTGGCCTCGTACGTCGGCAGGTCGTCGTGGTGGCCACCGTGATCGTCATCGTCACCGACCATATCGTGGTCGTGGTCGTCGCCGTGGTCGTGATCGTCGTGTTGCTTGCGCCCGACCACGTCGAACTCGACGAGGTGTAAGTGAATCGGATGCGAGTGGTGGTCGTCGTTGACGAGGTCCCAGACCTCGGTCGAGCCGAACTGCGGTTTGATCTCGACGGGATCGCCCCACGTTCGGTCGTTCAGGGTGTGCGCCATGAGGCCGTGTTCGTCCATCTCCATCCCCATCGTGATCTCGCGGTGGGCACGGGCTGTCTCCGGATTCAGTCCGGAGCGGTTTGGCAGCTGCAGATCACTCGGATGGACGCTCGCGTCTTCGCCGTCTGCGTGATGAGCGACTCGAATCTGCATCACTTCGTGGATCTGCGGGTACTCGTCGTCGCCGTGGTCGTGGTCGTCGTCCGTGGTATCCATATCCCCGTGATCGTGGTCGCCGTGATCCATGTCGCCCATGTAGGGGAATTCGGCGTGATTGACGAGCGTGAACGTTTCGCCGGCGAAATCGGAGAAGTCGACGATGACGTCCGCCCGTTCGAACGGTGCCAGCAACAGCGAGTGGAGATCGCCCATGTGTCCGATCTCGACGACCTCCTCTAAGAAGCCGTGTCCGGGCGAAATCTGGTGGAGGGGAGGGACCATCTCCATCCCGTTCGCGTGCGTGTGACCGTCGTCGTCATCGCCGTGGTCGTGATCCCCGTCGTCTCCGTGATCGTCTTCGGTGACCAGTTCGAGGTCGAACGTCCGGGCGTTCGAGACGTTCAATACTCGAAGGCGGTAGCGGCGCGGTTCGACCTCGAGGTACGGCCAGGCCGCGCCGTTGACCGTCATCGTGTCGCCGGCGAAGTCGTCTTCGAATCCGTCCGGATAGTACAACTCGCCGTCGTCGTGGAACGACCGATCGGCGAGCACCAGCGGTACGTCGTACTCACCGTCGGGGAGACCGAGGTCTCGCTCGCGCTGGCTCGTGATGTAGTACGGGCCGACGAGTCCGGCGTAGTTGTTGAGCCGAGTGATTCCACGGGTGTGATCGTGGTACGTCGAGGTTAGACGCGACTGACGGTTCGGGATCTCCTGGACGTCGACCGAGCGTCGTGGCCCGGTACTCCCATCGGGTGAGATCCACATGTCGGCCTGCCCGTCGCTTTCGGTCGCAACGTCGAGTCCGTGAAAGTGCGTCGAGTTTCGGACGTCCGGAACTGGACCGTCGTACCCGACGTAGTTCTCGGCGGTCGTCCCGGGAATTCGCTCGTCGACGTCGAAGAGGTGCGTCCCGGGAAGCTCGCTGTTGTCTACCTCGACCGACAACCGCCGATTCCGTTCGGCTTCGATGATCGGCCCGGGGAACTGGCCGTCGTAGCCCCAGATGGTCGTCTCGTCGAGATCCGGGTGGAACGAGTGTGTCGTCTCCTCGATCGTAACGTCGTGGTACGGCCCGCCGCGTCGACTGCCGTCCGGCGTGCGAACCTCGGGAACTGGTAGCTCCTGGACGTACTTTTCCAGGTCCGGTGAGTGATGGCCGTGGTCGTGATCGCCATCGTCTCCGTGACCGTCGTCGTGTGCGCCCACTCCGGTCGAGACGACTCCTGAGAGCCCGAGGGCGGCGCCCGACTGGAGCAAGCGTCGGCGTGAGAACCCGCTCATCGTGATCTCCCGCCGCGACACGGACGGTTGCCTCGCGCGTTCGTTCGTCGATTCGTAACCCCGATCGATTTTCGATCCCCCTGCGTGTGCGCCATACCACTGATAGTTCCCATAACGAGTTATTAATCGTTTTGGAACGTTCTTATTACTTTACCTGTATCGGCCACCTTCGCTCGAATACTGGTGCGGAAAGCCCGATCAACGGCCGTTCCGCAATCATTTTCCCACCGTCGATCCAACGTGGCCTATGAAGGTGTTGTTGGGTCTCGGCGGGACGGCCGAGTCGACGCGGGCGCTCTCGGAGACGGTCGAGCGAGGCCGCGCCATGGGTGACGAACTGGTGATCGCCGTCCTCGAGAAACCCGACTCGCCGCGGTCGAGCGAGGAGATGGCGACCGAAGCCGAAACCGTCGTCTCCGACGCGGGCCTCGACGCCGAGATCAGGCGCCTGGCGGGAGATCCCGGTCCGGCGCTGGTCGACCTGGCCGAACGCGAAGGATTCGACCAGGTGGTGATCGGCGGCGGCACGGAGACGCCGATGGGAAAGATTCGCCTCGGTTCGATCACGGAGTTCGTCCTGTTGAACGCCTCGATGACGGTCAAACTGGTTCGATGATGCAACGGACGAGACGATACCCCGACGACCCGGCCGGCCCGTTTCCGCGGCCGCCGGCGGTGTTCACAGACGACGAGGAGCGCCGGCTCCGGATCGAGCCCCTCGACGACTCGGAAGCTCTCGACGGATTTGGGGCGCTCGACGACTCCGAGGCCGTCGTCGACGCGCTGACGACGATGTACTCACAATTTCACCCCGCTGACCGCGCCCAGGGGATTCCCCCGGCCAGCGAACCCCAGATCAGATCCTGGCTGGCACCCCTCGTCGAAAACGGGATCAACGTCGCCGTCAGGCCGGTGTCGACGGACGAGCCCAAAAACGGCACGGCGAGTGGCTCCGCTCCCGATCGAGTCGACGACGAACCCGGGTACGTCGGTCACGCCGTCCTCGTTCCGGAGACCGACGAACCCGACTCGATCGCCGACCCGGGCGAGGTCGAGTGGGAACTGGCGATTTTCGTCCTCCAGGCCTACCAGGGCGCCGGGATCGGCACCGAACTGCTGGCTCACCTCCTCGGCGAAGCGAGCGCGCGCGGCGTCGACCGCGTCTGGCTCACCGTCGAGCGCTGGAACGGCGCGGCGATCACCGTCTACGAGCGGACGGGCTTTCGAACGGTCGGCACCGAAAGCTTCGACATCGAGATGGCGATCCGGCTCTCCGGTGAGTGACTCGCTGGAGACGCTGGGCGAAGTCGTCGAACTATCGATCGAACGGGTGACTTCGACGATCGGTGACTCCCAGAGGTCACAGAGTATTCCGTTCGTTCACAGGATCGATACCGTTCTACCTACGGCTAATCTCGATATTTTTATCCCTGTTCGGGGTAGTTCGTACGTATGCGCGTCTCCTTCCAGAACGCGAACGTCCACCGCGGGAACGAGTCGACCCTTCTTCGCGTCACCACGACCGACGGACGCCGCGCGTGTATCCTCGTCGACGCGGGCCCGGGCGTCGACGTGGAGACGCTTCTCGACGAGGACGAGTATCTGAACGCGATATTGCTCACGCACGCCCACATCGACCACTATCTGACGCTCGCGAACAACGTCACGCACGGCGCGCCGATCTACGCGTCGCCCGCGACGGCTGCCACGCTCGAACGGGCGCTCCCCGAGGCTACCAAGGACAACGACGTCGGTCCCGTCTCGGACGCGCTGGAGGCCCTCACGCCGATTACCGAGTGGACGGACGTGCTTCCGGAAGTCGCCGTTCGCCCCGTCCCGGCCGGCCACGCACCCGGTGCATCCGGCTTCGTCTGTCGTTTTCGTGACGAGGCGGCCACCGTCTCCACCGATCGCCACGTACTCATCACCGGCGATTTCACCCGGCGGTCCTGTGCCGGCTATCCGGGGCTCCCGACGCAATTTCCGTTCGAAATCGACACCGTTGTCTGTACCGTCGCGACGAACGACGCGTACGAGTCGACCCTGCAGACGGCCGTCGAGACGATCCTGGAACGGGCATTCGCCGGCTCGACGGTCGTCGTTGCGGCCGGATCGCTCGCCGGCGTCCACCTCGGTTCGCTCATCGCCGACGTCGCCGATCGCCTCGACAGACCGCTCCCGGTCGAACTCGTGGGCCAGGCGGCCAAACTGGCCGACGAACTCGACGTCGTTCCGTCCGGACTCTCGACGCGTCCCGTGTTCGACGATCCGGCCGAAATCCTGGAACCCGGCAGCGTCACGATTGCCGGCCCGGCCGATCCGACCCGCGGGAGCGCCCGTCGACTGTTCGACGCAATTTCCGACGACGACGGGGCGCTCTTCGTCCAGTCGACGCCGGACGACGACGCGACGCGTTCGGCACGGTGTACGATTCGGACGTTCGACCTGTCGAACCACCCCGCCCACGAGACGATCGTCGAACTCGTCGACGAGCTGGCACCGTTGCAGGTGATCGCGACGCACGGCGGTCGCTCGCGACTGAAGCGCGTTCAGCGCGATCTGGACCGGTGTTTCGTCTGGGGGAGCGCCGACGACGCGATTCACCCGCTCTACGACGACGGCGAGTGGCTCGAACCGGCCTGGATCGGCGAGGAGGCGGTCCGTACGATCAGAGACCGACACCGACAGCGACTCGTCGAATCTCCGCCGACGACGGCCGTGACGTTTCCGACGCTCGATCCCGGTCCGGTCGATCTCGAAGACGAAGGGGTCGAATTCGATCGACTCCGGACGAAGTTTACCCCGTCGATTGCCAACCCGTACGGCTCGTCGGCGACCGCCGACGGTGGGACGCTCGATTCGTCGTGCGGTCCGGAGGCGCAACCGACGGGGGAATTCGTCGCCGGCGAATCGATCGCCACGGACGATTCAGCGATGATGACGGACGGGAAACAATCGTTCGAATCGACCGTCCTGGACCGACTCGATGCGATCGAAGCGCGACTCGATGAATCGGAATCCGTTCGGGCGCGCGTTCTCGGCGGCGGACCCGACCGCCTTCTCAATCCGCTGGACGATGTCGATCTCGAACCGGGTGAGATCGTCGAGATATCGATCGAACGGGCCGCAGAGCGAGCGGACGGAGAGGTCGAACGTGGCGCGGACGAAACTCAGACCGACAGCACGGGTTGACTCGCGTAGCCGAGGACGTACTCGGCGACCGTCTCTAGCACCGTCGCGGCCTCGTCCGACTGCGTGCGCGGGAGGACGATGACGTCCGCGTTGACGGCGTCGGCGGCGTCGAGGACGACGCTTCCCGGGTGGTGGGTCAACCGGTTGGACGAGAAGCCGTGGACGGTCGAGGTGGTAAACGGCACGTCTTCGAGGTCGGCGTGGGTGCGAACGTCGGCGAGAAACGCCTGAACGCTCTCGGCGACGGTTTCCTCGTCGACGGCGTCGGCGTCCATTCCTAGCACCACTTCGCGGCCGAGGACGAACAGCGCGTGAACGGACGCGTCGTAGCGGTCGGCGAACTCGATCGCACACTCGATGGCCTCCATCGAGCCGTCGGTGCCGTCGACCGGAGCCAGCACCGTCTCGACGGTGAGGGAGTCGTCCATGCCCGAGTGTGTGTCGAGCGGGGTGAAAAAGTTCACCTATCCGGGTCCAGGCCGGTTTCTCCGGTGGACGTGGTGGGAAGTTATGGCGGGGGCGCGCGTATCGCCGCCTATGTTCGATCGAGTAGTCGTCGCGACCGACGGATCCGAGAGCGTCGAGCGAGCGATCGACGTCGGGCTCGACGTCGCAGATCGGTTCGACGCCGAGGTGGCCGTCGTGACCGTCGTCGACACGGGTGAAGCCGATGCGGCGCCCGAGGAGCTACGCGAGGAGTACCGCCGCGCCCTCGAGACGCAGGCGGAATCGGCGATCACCGACATCGAGTCGCGGCTCGACGGAGCACAGATCACGACGGCGGTCCGCGAGGGACGCCCGGCCCCGGAGATCCGAGCCTACGCCCGCGAGGTCGACGCCGACCTCGTCGTCGCCGGGACGCGCGGCCGCCACGGCGAGCACCGTCCGCTGCTGGGAAGCGTCGCCGAACACCTGGTGCGGAGTTCGCCCGTTCCCG
This region includes:
- a CDS encoding multicopper oxidase family protein, with the protein product MSGFSRRRLLQSGAALGLSGVVSTGVGAHDDGHGDDGDHDHGHHSPDLEKYVQELPVPEVRTPDGSRRGGPYHDVTIEETTHSFHPDLDETTIWGYDGQFPGPIIEAERNRRLSVEVDNSELPGTHLFDVDERIPGTTAENYVGYDGPVPDVRNSTHFHGLDVATESDGQADMWISPDGSTGPRRSVDVQEIPNRQSRLTSTYHDHTRGITRLNNYAGLVGPYYITSQRERDLGLPDGEYDVPLVLADRSFHDDGELYYPDGFEDDFAGDTMTVNGAAWPYLEVEPRRYRLRVLNVSNARTFDLELVTEDDHGDDGDHDHGDDDDGHTHANGMEMVPPLHQISPGHGFLEEVVEIGHMGDLHSLLLAPFERADVIVDFSDFAGETFTLVNHAEFPYMGDMDHGDHDHGDMDTTDDDHDHGDDEYPQIHEVMQIRVAHHADGEDASVHPSDLQLPNRSGLNPETARAHREITMGMEMDEHGLMAHTLNDRTWGDPVEIKPQFGSTEVWDLVNDDHHSHPIHLHLVEFDVVGRKQHDDHDHGDDHDHDMVGDDDDHGGHHDDLPTYEARGQAIKASRELGLDGRIHEMGMDGEVVYAPGADHHEYMEAWDDHHGWDDPRPNERGGKDTVLVDPGETVRIAVKFERDGMYPFHCHVLEHEDYAMMRPFEVVRGNKGPGLPGRGPGTTPPGHDDDHPGRGHGRFK
- a CDS encoding SHOCT domain-containing protein is translated as MGSSDDDGGFSLIELYVVKFVLADVVIIAALLFAGPIYAVTITALLIVSVFLVWYLTERVGADDSSADSDRREWEREQASSTDDRGGGIDPVTTLQERYASGDITEIEFERTLDQLLEADERAEAAGVETERLSLERDQ
- a CDS encoding MBL fold metallo-hydrolase; its protein translation is MRVSFQNANVHRGNESTLLRVTTTDGRRACILVDAGPGVDVETLLDEDEYLNAILLTHAHIDHYLTLANNVTHGAPIYASPATAATLERALPEATKDNDVGPVSDALEALTPITEWTDVLPEVAVRPVPAGHAPGASGFVCRFRDEAATVSTDRHVLITGDFTRRSCAGYPGLPTQFPFEIDTVVCTVATNDAYESTLQTAVETILERAFAGSTVVVAAGSLAGVHLGSLIADVADRLDRPLPVELVGQAAKLADELDVVPSGLSTRPVFDDPAEILEPGSVTIAGPADPTRGSARRLFDAISDDDGALFVQSTPDDDATRSARCTIRTFDLSNHPAHETIVELVDELAPLQVIATHGGRSRLKRVQRDLDRCFVWGSADDAIHPLYDDGEWLEPAWIGEEAVRTIRDRHRQRLVESPPTTAVTFPTLDPGPVDLEDEGVEFDRLRTKFTPSIANPYGSSATADGGTLDSSCGPEAQPTGEFVAGESIATDDSAMMTDGKQSFESTVLDRLDAIEARLDESESVRARVLGGGPDRLLNPLDDVDLEPGEIVEISIERAAERADGEVERGADETQTDSTG
- the sod gene encoding superoxide dismutase is translated as MTDYELPPLPYEYDALEPHLSEQVLTWHHDTHHQGYVDGWNAAEETLAANRESGDVDGSAGALRSVTHNGSGHVLHELFWQNMSPEGGDGPTGALADRIETDFGSYDAWKAEFEAAAGAAGGWALLVYDSFSNQLRNVVVDKHDQGALWGAHPILALDVWEHSYYHDYGPARGDFVEAFFAVVDWDEPARRYERAVDRFE
- a CDS encoding GNAT family N-acetyltransferase; amino-acid sequence: MQRTRRYPDDPAGPFPRPPAVFTDDEERRLRIEPLDDSEALDGFGALDDSEAVVDALTTMYSQFHPADRAQGIPPASEPQIRSWLAPLVENGINVAVRPVSTDEPKNGTASGSAPDRVDDEPGYVGHAVLVPETDEPDSIADPGEVEWELAIFVLQAYQGAGIGTELLAHLLGEASARGVDRVWLTVERWNGAAITVYERTGFRTVGTESFDIEMAIRLSGE
- a CDS encoding universal stress protein yields the protein MDDSLTVETVLAPVDGTDGSMEAIECAIEFADRYDASVHALFVLGREVVLGMDADAVDEETVAESVQAFLADVRTHADLEDVPFTTSTVHGFSSNRLTHHPGSVVLDAADAVNADVIVLPRTQSDEAATVLETVAEYVLGYASQPVLSV
- a CDS encoding universal stress protein, with the protein product MFDRVVVATDGSESVERAIDVGLDVADRFDAEVAVVTVVDTGEADAAPEELREEYRRALETQAESAITDIESRLDGAQITTAVREGRPAPEIRAYAREVDADLVVAGTRGRHGEHRPLLGSVAEHLVRSSPVPVLTVRQLEAGELATG
- a CDS encoding universal stress protein, which translates into the protein MKVLLGLGGTAESTRALSETVERGRAMGDELVIAVLEKPDSPRSSEEMATEAETVVSDAGLDAEIRRLAGDPGPALVDLAEREGFDQVVIGGGTETPMGKIRLGSITEFVLLNASMTVKLVR